The Corallococcus caeni region CCCCGGTAGTTGCTGGATGGCGGAGCCCGCGCGCCGGGTGGGACGTCCTTCCGACTCCAGGAGCATGCGCAGCTCTCGCGGGTCGAAGGCCGTGGCTGCCTCTTCAATCATGGCGCGCGTGTCGTCCGAGGAATGCATGAGGCTCAGCGCGCGCGTCGGGGCCTGCAGCCGGCTGCGCAGGTGGAGCGGTGAGCGCTTGCGCGGATCCGCCGACCCCTTGAGCGACTTGAACGCCGCGCAGGCCGACCGGCCCGGGGTGCGGAGGATGAGCGCGCAGGAGGACTCCAGCAGGTACACCTCGCTGGGGACGGCCCACGTCTTGTCGAGCGCGATGGGCCGGTTGGGGCTGTACACCGCCTCGATGCTGCTCTGCGTGTATTGGACGAAGCGCCGGTCCACGACGCGGAAGCCCTCGCCCTCCAGGAACGCGAGCGCCTCTTCCGCGAGCCCGAGCCCGATGGCGTACGGGTCGAAGAACGTGAAGACAAGCTCCTCGCTCCCTGGACGCGAGCCGAAGGCCTCCACGAGTCCGGACACACTGGCTGCGTTTCTCATGTGCGGTCTCCACTCCCGGGCTCCACGAGCCACAGCGCTTCTGCTGGCGCGAGCAGGACGTCTCCCTGCCCCTGACGCCCGCCGAGCAGGTCCTTCCACTCCCGCAGCGGCACGGACACGGACACGGGGCCCACGCCGAAGTTCACCAGGACGTGCAGGGGCTGACGGCCATGGCCTCGCGCCAGGTGCAGGACTCCAGGTGCTGGCAGCCGCGCCTCGCAGCCAGGGTCCTCCCGCAGCGCGAGCGTCCGGTCGCGCAGGCGGATGAGGTTCAGCAGGGACTTCCGGATGCTCGCGTGCACCGGCTGCCGGACCAACGCTCGCAGGGCGCCCTCCGTGTAGCGGTGCCGGTTCGCGGCGCGGGGGTTGGAGGGCTCGACGCCCACCGCGTCCGGCAGCCCGAACAGCGTGGGGAAATAGAGGCACGGCGTGGCCGGGAGCGCGAAGAGCAGCGCGTGCGCGGCCAGGTAGCGCTCGACGTCGAGCCCCGCCTCCGTGGAGAAGATGCGATGCAGGGAGCTGTTGAACTCGTACGGCCGGGGCTCTCTCCCCACGTCCGCGTGGGACACCCGGACGCCAGCACGCTCCATCCGCTCCAGCACCCGCCGCAGCGTCGGGGCATCCAGCGGCGGATCCATGGGACGCAGGTGCACGCCGTCATGCGTCTGGAGGAAGGCGTAGCCGTCACGGCCGTGGGCATCCGACGCGGATGCGTTCACCCAGTCCACCAGCGGACCGGCCTCACCCGCGAGCGCCGCCGCGAAGACGAGCAGCGGCACCGCGAGGTGGTTGTCGTGCTGCGCCAGCTCCTCGCCCAGGTAGCACCGCTCCCCTGCGCGGTGGTCCGTCTCCGCGAGCAGGCGCACCGACGGGTCCGCGAAATCAGTCACGGCTCGCAGCGCGCGCACCAGCAGCTTCGCCTCCGGCTGGTGCGGTCCTCCGGGAACGCGCTTCCACACGTGGGGAATGGCATCCAGGCGCACGACCCGCGCGCCCGCCTCCACCAACCGCAGCAGCGTCCCCGCCATGGACAGGAAGACGTCCGGCGAGCCGTGGTTCAGGTCCACCTGCGCGCGCCCATACGTGCACCACGCCCAGACCGCGCGGCTCCCCGTGTCGAAGCGCTGGAGGATGGAGGAGGTCCGCACCCGCGTGCCCCACTCGATGGCCTGCGGCTCGGAGAAGAGGTGGAAGTCCCCGGGCCGCCCCTCGCCGCGCAGCACGTCCCGGAACGCCGGGTGCGACGTGGACACGTGGTTCATCACCAGGTCGAGCATCAGCCCGCCGCCCACCTCCGACAGCCGCTCCAGGTCCTCCCATCCCCCCAGGCGCGGATGCACGGCCTGGTGGTCCACCACCGCGAAGCCGTCATCCCCGTCCGACACATAGGGCGGCAGCACATGCAGCAGGGCCGGCCCCACGCCGCCGACTTCTTCCAGGAGGAAGCGCCGCAGCGCCGCGAGCGGAGCCAACTCCCCGTCGAGCACGTGGTCCGGGTACACGGCGATGACCGCGGGCCGCGCGTCCACCGCCGCGCGCCCGGGCTTCAGGCGCGCGCGGACGCCCTCCGCCGTCTGGGACAGCTCCCGGACGAGCGCCTCCGCGCGCTCCGCCCCGTAGAGCTGTCCCAGCGCGTCCCCCAGCCGCACCCGTGCGAGTGGGGTCGCCGTGTTGCCGGAGGCGCTCATCCCTGGTGCTCGAGGACGTACGTGATGCTGCCCTGGAGGAACTCCACCGCGCGCGCCAGCTCCGGCTCCGCTGCCATGCGCCTGGCCATGCGCTGGTGGAGCGCTTCGATGCGCGTGAGGCACTCACCCAGCGGGCCCGTCGCGCAGTCCGCGTGGATGGAGAGCCCTTCCGCCAGCAGGCTCCGGTCCACCTCGCCCGCGGTGGCCATCGCCTTGCGCGACTCGATGAGCAGCCACTTGCGCGCCGCGCTCGTCACGCCCAGGGCCGCGAGGATGGAGACCAGCGCTTCCTCCACCGCGATGCGTGCCACGTGCCGGCTGGACTCCTCGCTGACGGCGCGGTGGCTGATGGCGTCCTCCAGGTACTCGTGGACCTCCATGAAGTGCCGCACGGTGAGGTAGGTGGGCAGCAGCTCCACCAGGAACTCGTCCCGCCAGCTCGCCACCAGGCTCGGGTTCAGCAGCGGAAGCCCCGCGCGCAGCCGGTGCAGGAAACGCAGCTCCGGGCCGTCGATGATGGGGATGAACTTCAGCTCGGACGGCTTGTAGAGCGCCGGCGCGATGGCCGTCATCCAGGTCATGATCTCCGCCACGCGGCCGCGCTCCGCGAGCTCGATGTTGACCTCGATGCCGTCGCAGTACTGGAGCGCTTCACTGAAGCGGCTGTTCTTGAAGCGCACGCCGTCCTTCGTCGAGATGAGCGACGTGCGGTGCGGCACCAGCACCATCAGGTCCACGTCCGAGCTGGGCGTGCCGTTGCCTGCCGCGAGCGAACCCGTCAGCAGCACGCCGCACGAGGCGGGGTCGCTGACCAGCTCCGACAGGATGCGCTCGACGTCCACGCCGTGGGCGCGGAGCGTCTGCGTGGTGAGCGGTTGACCACTGGAGAGCTGATGTGTGCGCTTCATGATGCCACCTTCCCGCGTCCCTCATGGGACAGCTGCAAGTCCGAGAAAACGTCAGCGCACGCGTCCGCGACGGTGCGCACCATCTGCTCCTCATGCGTCCGCATCACGCTCAGGCGCAGCAGGCCGCGGCCCGCTGGGACGGCCGGGTGGATGACCGGGTTGGCGTAGATGCCCCGGTTCCACAGCAGCCTCCACGCCTGGAGCGTGTCGAAGTCCGCGCCCACCTCCACGCTGACGATGGGACCGTCCGACGGAAGGGGCCGCAGCCCGCGCGCCACCAACGCCTCGCGCAGCGAGCGCACCCGCTCCTTCAATTGGGCCACCAGCCCCGGGTCCTCCTGGAGGATGCGCAGGGCGGCCAGCGCCGCGGCCACGGAGGCCGGCGTGTTGGCGGCGGTGAAGAGGAAGGGCCGCGTGAGGACGCGCAGCGCTTCAATCTGCTCCTTGTCCCCGATGATGGCGCCGCCGCACGAGCCCAGGCTCTTGGAGAAGGTGATGGTGATGAAGTCCGCGTCCTGGACGACGCCGTCCTCCTCCACGGTGCCCAGTCCCCGCGTGCCCACCGTGCCCAGGCCGTGCGCCTCGTCCACGACGAGCGCCAGCCGCGTCTCGCGGCACACCTCCAGGAACCGGCGCAGCGGAGCCCGGTCTCCGCGCATGGAGTAGACGCCCTCCACGACGCAGAGGCCGGAGGCGGTGTCCTCCTTCGCCTGGGCCAGCAGGTGCTCCGGGTCGTTGTGGCCGAAGCGCTTCATGGTCGCGCGCGCCAGCCACACGCCGTCCAGGACGGAGGCGTGCATCTCCTCGTCCACCCAGGCGCGGTCATTGCGGCCCAGGAGCGAGCTCATCAGGCCCAGGTTGGCGCCGTAGCCGGTGGAGAACACCATGGCGCCGGTGCGGCCGTAGAAGCGCCGCAGCGCGTCCTCCAACTCCTCGTGGAGCGCCAGGTTGCCGTTGAGCAGGCGCGAGCCCGTCACGCCCGCGCCCCAGCGGCCGGACGCCTCCTGCGCGGCGGCGATGACGCGCGGGTCGTTCGCGAGCCCCAGGTAGTTGTTGGAGCCGAAGTTGAGGATGTCCCGGCCCTCCATGCGGGTGATGGGGCCGGTGGCCGACTCCACCCGCGTGAAGTAGGGGAGGCGGCCAATGCGCTTGCCCAGCCGGGCCTGCGCCACGCGCGGATCCCCGAGCAGCCGCTGGATGACGGGCACCCGAGGGCGGCCCGCCGTGTCTTGTTCAGGTCGTGTCATGTTTTTGGTCCCGGAAGTCGAACGCCAAGCTCGCGGCGGTCGCGCAGACAGCAGTGAAGGTGAGGATGACGGCGGTGCTCTGGAGCACGACGCTCCAGCGGCCCTGGCCGAAGGTGGCTTCGTTGAGCGCGCGCAGGGCCCAGTAGTGCGGCGTGGCGTAGCCGAGCGTGCGCGACCAACCCGGCAGCGCTTCGGTGGCGACGATGGCGCCACCCACCGCGCTGAACGTCACCAGCACCAGGTAGGAGAGGTTGGAGAGCGTGGCGGTGCTGCGCGTGATGGCGAAGAGGAGGAAGCCCAGGGCCGAACCGCTGGTCACCAGCGCCGCGCCGGTGAGGGCCACCTGGAGGACGTCGCCATTCAATGGCAGCCCCAGGAACACCGCCGCGAAGCCCGTGAAGAGCAGCAGCTGCACGAAAGACATCGCGCACGCGGGCAACACCTTGCCCATGGCGAACGCGAGCCGGGCGGGGCGGATCAACGCCTGCCTGCCGTGGGTGTGGTACCAGAAGTCCCGGTAGAAGGCGTGACCGGAGTAGGTCACCACCATGTAGCTGAACATCACCGCGAAGCCGATGGTGGCCCGGCCCATGGCGCCCGGCGCCGCGTCGAGCCCCGACACCCCCGGGCCCAGGATGGCGGAGAGCACCGCGGGCAGGATGAAGATGAACACCATGGCCGTGCGCTCGCGCGCGAGCACCCGCCACTCCGTCAGCGCGTAGCAACGCACCACGTTGACAAAACCCGCCACGCCGCTGGGTGCGGAGGGGGCACTGGAAGCGATGTCTGGATTCATGGCCCTTCCGACTCCCGGGCGAAGGCGCTCAGGGAGGGGTCCCGCAGCAGGATGTCGCGCAGCCGGTTGCCGGACAGGCGCAGCTCGGACAGGTGGACGTCGGAGGGGACCTCGCCCAGCTTCGAGCGGACCTCCTCCAGGCTGCTGGTGGCGAGCGTGAGCTCCCACGAAGCCTCGGCGCCCCGCAGCGACAGCGTGCGCGCCTGACTCGACAGGACCGCTCCCAGAGCTCCCAGGTCGCGCGTCTTCCCGTCGCGCAGCAGCACCAGCTCCGTGGACAACTCCTCGATGTCCTCGGGGTAGTGCGCGGTGACCAGCACCGCGGCGCCCTCCTCGCGCCACGCGCGCACCCGGCGCACCACCAGCTGGCGGGCCTCGAAGTCGAGCGCGACGGTGGGCTCATCCAGCAGCCGGATGGGCGGCGCATGGACGAAGCTCGCCGCCAGGTGCACGAGCCGCCGCTGCCCCCCTGACAGGTGATGCACGCGCGTGCGGGCAATGGGACCCAGCGCGAACTCCTCCAGGGTCCGCTCGATGGCGGCCTTTGCTTCTGCGCGCCCCAACAACAGCCGGGCCAGGTGCCCGACGTTCTCCTCCACCGTGAGCACGGGATAGAGCGCGATGGCCTGCGTCGCGAACCCGATGGCGCGGCGCGCGGGCAGCCCGCCCACGTCGAGCCGCACCGAGCCTCCCGCCGTTCCCCGCACGGTGCCGGTGAGGGCCCCCAGCAGCGTCGTCTTGCCCGCGCCGTTGGCCCCGAGCAGCCCCACGGACGTCCCCGCCTTCAAGTGGAGGGAGGCCTCGCGGAGTACGGGCGTCC contains the following coding sequences:
- a CDS encoding alpha-amylase family glycosyl hydrolase; this translates as MSASGNTATPLARVRLGDALGQLYGAERAEALVRELSQTAEGVRARLKPGRAAVDARPAVIAVYPDHVLDGELAPLAALRRFLLEEVGGVGPALLHVLPPYVSDGDDGFAVVDHQAVHPRLGGWEDLERLSEVGGGLMLDLVMNHVSTSHPAFRDVLRGEGRPGDFHLFSEPQAIEWGTRVRTSSILQRFDTGSRAVWAWCTYGRAQVDLNHGSPDVFLSMAGTLLRLVEAGARVVRLDAIPHVWKRVPGGPHQPEAKLLVRALRAVTDFADPSVRLLAETDHRAGERCYLGEELAQHDNHLAVPLLVFAAALAGEAGPLVDWVNASASDAHGRDGYAFLQTHDGVHLRPMDPPLDAPTLRRVLERMERAGVRVSHADVGREPRPYEFNSSLHRIFSTEAGLDVERYLAAHALLFALPATPCLYFPTLFGLPDAVGVEPSNPRAANRHRYTEGALRALVRQPVHASIRKSLLNLIRLRDRTLALREDPGCEARLPAPGVLHLARGHGRQPLHVLVNFGVGPVSVSVPLREWKDLLGGRQGQGDVLLAPAEALWLVEPGSGDRT
- a CDS encoding ABC transporter permease gives rise to the protein MNPDIASSAPSAPSGVAGFVNVVRCYALTEWRVLARERTAMVFIFILPAVLSAILGPGVSGLDAAPGAMGRATIGFAVMFSYMVVTYSGHAFYRDFWYHTHGRQALIRPARLAFAMGKVLPACAMSFVQLLLFTGFAAVFLGLPLNGDVLQVALTGAALVTSGSALGFLLFAITRSTATLSNLSYLVLVTFSAVGGAIVATEALPGWSRTLGYATPHYWALRALNEATFGQGRWSVVLQSTAVILTFTAVCATAASLAFDFRDQKHDTT
- a CDS encoding nucleoside-diphosphate kinase, encoding MRNAASVSGLVEAFGSRPGSEELVFTFFDPYAIGLGLAEEALAFLEGEGFRVVDRRFVQYTQSSIEAVYSPNRPIALDKTWAVPSEVYLLESSCALILRTPGRSACAAFKSLKGSADPRKRSPLHLRSRLQAPTRALSLMHSSDDTRAMIEEAATAFDPRELRMLLESEGRPTRRAGSAIQQLPGAVVGRAWRPSPMEFLVHLRLRLAEEVELVAPWPEELVAPWREAAGELEALRSEPSASREVYLRVVARETALVDDAVQAGLSHPRRPGMFDYRVEPSLAATVLELLHHPALYRETDLTRLIGPLGALVRNAYERVLLRSALQEFE
- a CDS encoding ABC transporter ATP-binding protein yields the protein MTDKHSFPEQEAFQDPIKTPGRLRQSLGPAHGTALLSAERLSFAFAQGTPVLREASLHLKAGTSVGLLGANGAGKTTLLGALTGTVRGTAGGSVRLDVGGLPARRAIGFATQAIALYPVLTVEENVGHLARLLLGRAEAKAAIERTLEEFALGPIARTRVHHLSGGQRRLVHLAASFVHAPPIRLLDEPTVALDFEARQLVVRRVRAWREEGAAVLVTAHYPEDIEELSTELVLLRDGKTRDLGALGAVLSSQARTLSLRGAEASWELTLATSSLEEVRSKLGEVPSDVHLSELRLSGNRLRDILLRDPSLSAFARESEGP
- a CDS encoding nucleotidyltransferase domain-containing protein — translated: MKRTHQLSSGQPLTTQTLRAHGVDVERILSELVSDPASCGVLLTGSLAAGNGTPSSDVDLMVLVPHRTSLISTKDGVRFKNSRFSEALQYCDGIEVNIELAERGRVAEIMTWMTAIAPALYKPSELKFIPIIDGPELRFLHRLRAGLPLLNPSLVASWRDEFLVELLPTYLTVRHFMEVHEYLEDAISHRAVSEESSRHVARIAVEEALVSILAALGVTSAARKWLLIESRKAMATAGEVDRSLLAEGLSIHADCATGPLGECLTRIEALHQRMARRMAAEPELARAVEFLQGSITYVLEHQG
- a CDS encoding aminotransferase class I/II-fold pyridoxal phosphate-dependent enzyme; amino-acid sequence: MTRPEQDTAGRPRVPVIQRLLGDPRVAQARLGKRIGRLPYFTRVESATGPITRMEGRDILNFGSNNYLGLANDPRVIAAAQEASGRWGAGVTGSRLLNGNLALHEELEDALRRFYGRTGAMVFSTGYGANLGLMSSLLGRNDRAWVDEEMHASVLDGVWLARATMKRFGHNDPEHLLAQAKEDTASGLCVVEGVYSMRGDRAPLRRFLEVCRETRLALVVDEAHGLGTVGTRGLGTVEEDGVVQDADFITITFSKSLGSCGGAIIGDKEQIEALRVLTRPFLFTAANTPASVAAALAALRILQEDPGLVAQLKERVRSLREALVARGLRPLPSDGPIVSVEVGADFDTLQAWRLLWNRGIYANPVIHPAVPAGRGLLRLSVMRTHEEQMVRTVADACADVFSDLQLSHEGRGKVAS